The sequence CAACATTTAGCACGCTATGCAATACATAAAAGAATAGTGCATGCAGAAACAGATACGGAATATATCGGCTCAATCGCCCTCCTAATCAGatgtaatatgaatttaaggcaaagccacAAAAGAGCGCAGCTACGTGTAAAAAAAGTGAATATAGTTAGGATTATAACCTCAGAACGagattaaaactgtttaaacttgAATTTCGATCATTGATTTTTATGCTTTTCTTCAAAACTATTTTTAATGGATGTTTTGTGTTTagaaatacatgtgtataataatAGTCGTCATATACAGAtcagaaagaaatattcaacttGAATCTCTCGAAGGCGAAATACTTGGAAAACATGCCGTGTATAAAAAATGTGCGGGAATATGTGCCGTCATCAGCAAGATATGTTCCGTCAAGCAGCAAGATATATTCACAACAAATATCACGACACCAGTTCGGTTAcaaacatgatacatcaactCAACTGGCCAACATTACAGACACGACGGCTACACACAAGATTAATACTTTTCTACAAAATGATACACAATATAGTTGCTGTCGAATACCAGACCATATTCCTACCAGTAGACCACAGAACCAGACACTCCAATCCACACTCCTTCAGACAAATCTCTGCTACAAAggacacatacaaatattcatttttcccACAAACGATAACACAatggaatctcctccctgtaGCAGCAGTACAATGCGCTACACTCGAGGACTTCAAGGCACATATTTccaacgtagcccttgaagccctcACACATTAGTTCTGCACACACCTTTTATCTATActtgtatactaaaaaaaaaaaaaaataaaaaaaaatcacaaattattTAATCCCTTCACACCCTTGCACCCCTACAGATCACCGTGACATAATCGTCATATTTTGACGGCGTCATGTAAATAGAAGAAGATCGTTGGCACCAAGCTTCCTTGTATCTCGACTGACGGTGCCGTGTGCTTGACAACACAGGAGTCTCTCATATTCACTGTATCATCtgattgatttgtttttatagCACATCCATTTTTGAGTCAGTTTAACCTGAGCTGGGCTAATAGTGGCAATATTGATATGTCTTGCTGCTAGACTTTATCAAAGTGAATACAGTTTTTCCAGAGACTGTAgatttatatttgtacattgtatgaatttattacagtttttcCGGAGACTGTAGATTTATATCTGTACATTGCATGCATTGATTACAGTTTTTCCAGAGACTGTAGATTTAtatctgtacattgtatgaattGATTACAGTTTTTCCAGAGACTGTAGATTTATATCTGTACATTGTATGCATTTATTACAGTTTTTCCAGAGACTGTGTAGATTTAtatctgtacattgtatgaatttattacagtttttcCAGAGACTGTGTAGATTTAtatctgtacattgtatgaatttattacagtttttcCAGAGACTGTGTAGATTTAtatctgtacattgtatgaatttattacagtttttcCAGAGACTGTAGATTTATATCTGTACATTGTATGCATTTATTACAGTTTTCCAGAGACTGTGTGgatttatatttgtacattgtatgcattaatttattacagtttttcCAGAGACTGTAgatttatatttgtacattgtatgaattAATTACAGTTTTTCCAGAGACTGTAGATTTAtatctgtacattgtatacatttattacagtttttCCAGAGACTGTAGATTTATATCTGTACAATGCATTGTATGAATTGATTACAGTTTTTCCAGAGACTGTAGATTTAtatctgtacattgtatacatttattacagtttttCCAGAGACTGTAGATTTATATCTGTACATTGTATGCATTTATTACAGTTTTTCCAGAGACTGTAgatttatatttgtacattgtatgaattGCTTACAGTTTTTCAGGAGACTGaatttgtatatgtacattgtatgaattGATTACAGTTTTTTGCAGACTGAGgatttgtacattgtatgaattGATTACAGTTTTTCCAGAGACTGTGTAgatttatatttgtacattgtatgcaTTTATTACAGTTTTTCAGAGACTGTGTGgatttatatttgtacattgtatgcaTTTATTACAGTTTTTCAGAGACTGTGTGgatttatatttgtacattgtatgcaTTTATTACAGTTTTTCCAGAGACTGTGTGgatttatatttgtacattgtatgaattGATTACAGTTTTTCCAGAGACTATGTAGATTTAtatctgtacattgtatgaattGATTACAGTTTTTCCAGAGACTGTAGATTTAtatctgtacattgtatgaattTATTAGTTTTTCCAGAGACTGTAGATTTATATCTGTACATTGTATGCATTTATTACAGTTTTTCCAGAGACTGTAGATTTAtatctgtacattgtatgaatttattacagtttttcCAGAGACTGTGTAGATTTATATCTGTACAATGCATGCATTTATTACAGTTTTTCCAGAGACTGTAgatttatatttgtacattgtatgaattGCTTACAGTTTTTCAAGAGACTGaatttgtatatgtacattgtatgaattgattacattttttttgcaGACTGAGGATTTGTACATTTTATGcatttattacagttttttcGGAGACTGTGTGGATTTGGACCGCCTCCTGCCAAGCCCAACTTCACAGTGCTGTGTATTGGTCTGGAAAAGTCTGGAAAGAGTTCCTTGTTAGCAGTGCTTAGTGGGGAAAAGTGTGATGAAATACCACCAACCATTGGTAtggaaaatgtattttatatagttGCCAAGCATTGTTATGGAAAATGTATTTGAGTTTGGAGAATTCAATGATATTGCCAGTTTTTGATGATCAAACTTTCAATATTACGAATATAGTGTACGTCGCTCTTTAGAAGGTTTCATGATAATTTGGAAATGGTTTTCTGGACTACTTAAAAACATCACATTAATACTTCACTAGCAgtcttttgttttcattaagaattatttacatgatttttgtctgcacaaacatatatatattttcattactacgtaaaaaaaaaatcacagatctatatttcaaagttttataAGGCAGGAAAAGATGCATGATTTACCTTataattcatgtatatatttatgaatgatAGATTTTGTTTGTCACGGTGGTAAAGAATTTGATTGGTTTACAGGGTTCAGCATCAAAGCTCTTTTGTTTGACGACTGTATTGTTGATGTCAAAGAACTAGGAGGTCAGTATACAAAACTACAGAACATTCAATATCTACATAATGTTAGTACATAACAttcaatatctatataatgttaGTACATAACATTCAATATCTACATAATGTTAGTACATAACAttcaatatctatataacattaGAACATAACATTCAATATCTATATGACATTAGAATATaacattcaatatttatataacattagAATATAACAttcaatatctatataacattaGAACATAACAttcaatatctatataatgttaGTACATAGCattcaatttcaatataatgtgaTCACCAATATCTGTTTCTCTGCTTTAAGGTGGTGAATCGATTCGTCCATACTGGGACCGATACTACGCTGGAGCCCAAGGAATTATATTTGTAGTTGATAGCTCTTCGTCTGACGAGCGCCTAAAGCTAGCCAGTAATGAACTACACAAAGCTCTCGGTGACCCAGTGTTGGATGATCTCCCTTTATTAGTGTTGTGTAATTATCAGGATAAACCAAATGCAAAAACTGTCTCCCAGGTTTGTACTCTATAcctttatacaatgtaattatgtTTTAGGTATTCTATAactttatacaatgtaattatatattagggGTGAGAGGTAcctttatacaatgtaattatgtTTTAGGTATTCTATAactttatacaatgtaattatatattagggGTGAGAGGTaactatacaatgtaattatatataagggGTGAGTGGTAactgtacaatgtaattatatattagggGTGAAAtgtaactatacaatataataatatattaggAGTGAGAGATaactatacaatgtaattatatattagagGTGAGAGATaactatacaatgtaattatatataagggGTGAGAGATAACTATACAACGTAATTATATATTAGGGGTGAAATGAAagtataaaatgtaattatatattggGGGTGAGAGATAACTATACAACGTAATTATATATTAGGGATGAGAGGTaactatacaatgtaattatatattagggATGAGaggtaaatatacaatgtaattatatattagggGTGAGAGATaactatacaatgtaattatatattagggGTGAGAGATAACTAtgcaatgtaattatatattagggGTGAGAGAATaactatacaatgtaattatatattagggGTGAGAGATaactatacaatgtaattatatattagggGTGAGAGATAACTAtgcaatgtaattatatattagggGTGAGAGATaactatacaatgtaattatatattagggATGAGaggtaaatatacaatgtaattatatattaggaGTGAGAGATAACTATacaacaatgtaattatatattaggaGTGAGAGATaactatacaatgtaattatatattaggaGTGAGAGATaactatacaatgtaattatatattaaggATGAGAGGTaactatacaatgtaattatatattagggATGAAATGTaactatacaatgtaattatatattagggATGAAATGTaactatacaatgtaatatatattagggGTGAGAgataactacaatgtaattatatattagggGTGAGAGGTaactatacaatgtaattatatattagggATGAAATGTaactatacaatgtaattatatattagggGTGAGAGATAACTATACAACGTAATTATATATTAGGGGTGAGAGGTaactatacaatgttattatatataagGGGTGAGAgataactacaatgtaattatatattagggatgaattgatagtataaacccagTTGATTTCAACAaactactcaactttatttctcgatagattgagtatgtcacgcgcaatttggagccgcgcggatgaatttatgatgtaacttttggtgttttcagtaactgaacgtacgttcgatgaacatgtacatgtatcaaaataggtttgaacacatatacatgtacgtgtgtaaatacaaatgtagaaaagttacattgtttatgttactaccgtacctctttgagcaatgcttccgtgcgttatgataaataaacaatgttgtacaatgtacagttttgcacattccgatgacgtcgcaatgtttacatgttttgtgtcagtgagtctgtgttgttcgctacaacatgtaggtctacatcctatttgtatttttaacatctttggttgtacgcaaatggataagatatgtcaggacaacatagtctttgagttggataagtttaaccaaaacgacctagcacgacaatgcatttttgttcacctcgggggacagacaagtcctgtacgttattatctactgtgaatcggcgagagtaggccttacataaacaatgtatgttttgggtgtttcgaaatatcaatgaaacggaatcctacaattgtagctttacaatacttgtaatagatatctctaatatttattgaagtttttgaaacaacaatataaaaatagctaacattttgagagcggtacagtaaacgtttacagtagtgggcctacctgtgtttgtacatgttcctcgaaacgacgtccgataatttgaaaatctccaaaatccggaaataatgacatggaactatgtaaaacatccgtgtattcaagtaatttcaaacgcgaactgattaagtagaactcaagtgatcacaaaattaaagaaactctctgtttgtcacacctccttgacacaggcggtttgaatcggacgccgcgtcacaactacgttaaatatcctgccacgttatgaattgtgtaagcgtgtgtaatcataGGAAGCAAAAGaataaaaccaaactgctttgcaccatggtgtttttaacagcagataaataaaaactatttaaagttccataccgggaaaaccTCAGATacatgcttcatcagacggaatcattttatttgtatgttcattgataaattggcgggaatttccgcacattcgagtggctgttccaaatgcctgtcggaaccaaacgatataatccaatgttagtcttataaatgccataaacactattaaggataaattttgagctatgaaaataatagttaagactgtaaatataaggattaaagtttctttctggtggttctatcgaaggataaagttgagtagtaggtatcaatatttgtttcatggaccgctccgcggtccattccaaatatcgatacctactcaactttatcctttcgatagaaccaccagaaagaaactttaatccttaaatataatatattaggAGTGAGAGATaactatacaatgtaattatatattagagGTGAGAGATAaactatacaatgtaattatatataagggGTGAGAGATAACTATACAACGTAATTATATATTAGGGTGTGAAAGATatctatacaatgtaattatatattagggGTGAAAGATaactatacaatgtaatttatatattaggGAGTGAGAGATatctatacaatgtaatta is a genomic window of Argopecten irradians isolate NY chromosome 10, Ai_NY, whole genome shotgun sequence containing:
- the LOC138333695 gene encoding ADP-ribosylation factor-like protein 15 — translated: MCDNLLLACAVFRMAIYTFFRRLCGFGPPPAKPNFTVLCIGLEKSGKSSLLAVLSGEKCDEIPPTIGFSIKALLFDDCIVDVKELGGGESIRPYWDRYYAGAQGIIFVVDSSSSDERLKLASNELHKALGDPVLDDLPLLVLCNYQDKPNAKTVSQLKEILEVSLEDGHRRWNIFGCSIHDKDSIKQSFEELNKTLLHPKPHSKANHSDNNEFSQL